One genomic window of Trichlorobacter lovleyi includes the following:
- a CDS encoding DUF1343 domain-containing protein, protein MARLLILLCLAMVLSAADSRAEVIPGIDILARRNFDLLQGKRVGLITNNSGRSINGTSSIDLLAAAPGVQLVALFSPEHGIRGDSDVKLSSGRDTRTGLPVYSLYGASCRPTPEMMTGIQTLVFDIQGIGTRFYTYIGTLHHALLAAKQQGIPLVVLDRPNPLGGMAVEGAVPDADEISRRIAADKTGCRSLTVAHPIPTRHGLTIGELARLINAEAKINANLQVVSMEGWKRELLWQDTNLPWINPSPNMKDPVAALLYPGFGPLEATNLSVARGTDKPFHQYGAPWLDPAAVLKNLPSLAGLKFSVASFTPTAPGHPYRGKLCHGIEVTITDLKTANLTLAGLYLAQAIYRAHPKQYRIAGGFRGMLGDNAAWKMLTTESARPDQVTARWQQGIEAFRKLRKSYLLY, encoded by the coding sequence ATGGCCCGCCTGCTGATTCTGCTCTGCCTGGCGATGGTGCTGTCTGCTGCGGATTCCCGTGCCGAGGTCATCCCCGGTATCGACATCCTGGCCCGCCGCAACTTTGACCTGCTGCAGGGCAAACGGGTCGGCCTGATCACCAACAACAGCGGACGTTCAATCAACGGCACCAGCAGCATTGACCTGCTGGCCGCGGCCCCAGGTGTCCAACTGGTGGCGCTTTTTTCTCCGGAGCACGGCATCAGGGGCGATTCAGACGTAAAACTTTCCTCTGGCCGCGACACACGCACCGGCCTGCCGGTCTACTCGCTCTACGGCGCAAGCTGCCGCCCCACACCGGAGATGATGACCGGCATCCAGACGCTGGTCTTTGATATCCAGGGGATCGGCACCCGTTTCTATACCTACATCGGCACCCTGCACCACGCCCTGTTGGCGGCCAAACAGCAGGGGATTCCGCTGGTGGTGCTGGATCGCCCCAACCCGCTGGGCGGTATGGCAGTTGAAGGTGCCGTGCCTGATGCCGACGAGATCTCCCGCAGAATTGCTGCGGACAAGACCGGCTGCCGCTCCCTGACGGTGGCCCACCCAATCCCGACCCGCCACGGTCTGACCATTGGCGAACTGGCCCGGCTGATCAACGCAGAGGCAAAGATCAATGCGAATCTGCAGGTGGTCTCCATGGAGGGCTGGAAACGGGAGCTACTCTGGCAGGATACCAATCTTCCCTGGATCAACCCCTCCCCCAACATGAAAGACCCGGTGGCTGCCCTGCTCTATCCCGGTTTTGGCCCGTTGGAGGCCACCAACCTCTCGGTGGCCAGGGGGACCGACAAGCCGTTCCACCAGTATGGGGCCCCCTGGCTTGATCCGGCAGCCGTCCTGAAAAACCTGCCAAGCCTGGCAGGGCTGAAATTCAGCGTCGCCAGCTTCACCCCCACCGCCCCCGGACACCCCTACCGGGGTAAACTCTGCCACGGTATTGAGGTTACCATCACCGACCTGAAGACAGCCAACCTGACGCTGGCAGGGCTCTACCTGGCCCAGGCGATCTACCGCGCCCACCCGAAGCAGTACCGGATTGCAGGAGGTTTTCGCGGCATGCTGGGAGATAATGCGGCCTGGAAGATGCTGACAACGGAATCGGCAAGACCGGATCAGGTGACGGCCCGCTGGCAGCAGGGGATTGAGGCGTTCAGGAAACTGCGGAAGAGCTACCTGTTGTATTAA
- a CDS encoding CapA family protein, with amino-acid sequence MNRYRQRKTGLKYQLRMLFYSLLLLLPTVLSATAAEVVIQATGDVMLGGRWEQQMAQDGYYHPFARIAPELKKGDITLVNLEAPLTSRGKEFTDKKYRFRVKPSAIAALKKAGITTVTLANNHSMDYGPQGLLDTLQQLDKAGISHVGGGENLAAARKAVVYDIGGTKVALLGYSLTLPQEFWAGEKRVGTAPLMEKMVKDDIVAARKQAPIVIVTAHWGEEGKIRLREYQPRLARMMIDAGADAVIGHHPHILQGIERYKRGIICYSLGNFAFAHKSRIADRTLLVRLHFDGDKRTAELVPVNILHKEVGFQATPLSGKRADELVARVKKLPPAKLAARKEGERWFVGF; translated from the coding sequence ATGAACCGCTACCGTCAACGCAAAACAGGTCTTAAATACCAACTCAGGATGCTATTCTACTCACTTCTACTGCTGCTGCCGACGGTTCTTTCGGCAACTGCTGCTGAAGTTGTGATCCAGGCTACCGGTGATGTGATGCTGGGCGGCCGCTGGGAACAGCAGATGGCGCAGGATGGCTATTATCACCCCTTTGCCCGCATTGCGCCGGAGTTGAAAAAGGGGGATATCACGCTGGTTAACCTTGAGGCACCGTTAACCAGCCGCGGCAAAGAGTTTACTGATAAGAAGTATCGCTTTCGGGTTAAACCATCAGCAATAGCAGCCCTCAAGAAGGCTGGCATTACCACGGTGACTCTGGCCAATAACCACAGCATGGACTACGGTCCGCAGGGGTTGCTGGATACCCTGCAGCAACTGGATAAGGCCGGTATTAGCCATGTGGGTGGTGGTGAAAACCTGGCAGCAGCCCGCAAAGCGGTGGTCTACGACATCGGTGGCACCAAGGTGGCTCTGCTGGGCTACTCCCTGACCCTGCCGCAGGAGTTCTGGGCCGGTGAAAAACGGGTCGGCACGGCTCCGCTTATGGAGAAGATGGTTAAGGATGATATTGTGGCAGCCCGTAAACAGGCGCCGATCGTGATTGTAACCGCACATTGGGGCGAAGAGGGCAAGATCCGGCTGCGGGAATATCAGCCTCGTCTGGCCCGGATGATGATCGATGCCGGGGCTGATGCGGTGATCGGTCACCATCCCCATATTCTGCAGGGGATTGAACGCTACAAGCGGGGGATTATCTGCTACAGCCTGGGGAACTTCGCCTTTGCCCATAAAAGCCGGATCGCCGACCGGACCCTGCTGGTCCGGCTGCACTTTGATGGCGACAAACGGACCGCAGAGCTGGTGCCGGTCAATATCCTGCATAAAGAGGTCGGTTTTCAGGCTACCCCGCTGTCCGGCAAGCGGGCAGATGAGCTGGTGGCGCGGGTGAAAAAGCTGCCGCCCGCCAAGCTGGCCGCACGAAAAGAAGGCGAACGCTGGTTCGTTGGTTTTTAA
- the serS gene encoding serine--tRNA ligase — MLDMKFIRENLDQAEAALATRGGNISLARFRELDEQRRKLLTESETLKALKNSVSEEIAKVKDKSTVKDKIAEMKVVSTKIKGFDDELKTVEEEFGALLMTIPNLPHPTTPVGRSEDENVVVRSWGTLPNMAFEPKPHWDLAEDLDILDFERAAKITGARFCLSKGAGARLERALISFMLDLHTTEHGYTEVLPPFMVNRASMTGTGQLPKFEEDLFRLVDPEFFLIPTAEVPVTNIHRDEILKKSDLPICYTAYTPCFRREAGSYGKDTRGLIRQHQFNKVELVKFVHPDESQAELEKLTGHAEKVLQLLELPYRVMALCSGDIGFSACKTYDLEVWLPSQNTYREISSCSSFGDFQARRAGIRFREDEKSKPEYVHTLNGSGLAVGRTLVAILENYQQADGSIVIPAALRPYMGGMEKITK; from the coding sequence ATGCTTGACATGAAATTTATCCGTGAAAATCTTGACCAGGCCGAGGCCGCCCTCGCTACACGCGGCGGAAACATCTCCCTGGCTCGTTTTCGTGAACTGGACGAACAACGCCGCAAACTGCTGACCGAGAGCGAGACCCTCAAGGCGCTGAAGAACAGTGTCTCCGAAGAGATTGCCAAAGTGAAGGACAAGAGCACGGTCAAAGACAAGATCGCCGAGATGAAAGTGGTCTCAACCAAGATCAAGGGCTTTGACGATGAACTGAAGACGGTTGAGGAAGAGTTTGGCGCCCTGCTGATGACCATCCCCAACCTGCCCCATCCCACCACTCCGGTAGGCAGATCAGAAGATGAAAACGTGGTTGTGCGTAGCTGGGGCACCCTCCCCAACATGGCATTTGAACCGAAACCGCACTGGGATCTGGCAGAAGATCTGGATATCCTTGACTTTGAACGCGCTGCCAAGATCACCGGCGCCCGCTTCTGCCTCTCCAAAGGGGCCGGCGCGCGGCTGGAGCGGGCCCTGATCAGCTTCATGCTTGACCTGCACACCACCGAGCATGGCTACACCGAGGTGCTGCCCCCCTTCATGGTCAACCGGGCCAGCATGACCGGCACCGGCCAACTGCCCAAATTTGAAGAAGACCTGTTCCGCCTGGTGGACCCGGAATTTTTCCTGATCCCCACCGCTGAGGTGCCGGTCACCAATATTCACCGTGATGAAATCCTGAAAAAATCAGACCTGCCGATCTGCTACACCGCCTACACCCCCTGCTTCCGGCGTGAGGCCGGATCCTACGGCAAAGATACCCGTGGCCTGATCCGCCAGCACCAGTTTAACAAGGTGGAACTGGTGAAATTTGTTCACCCGGATGAATCCCAGGCAGAACTGGAGAAACTGACCGGCCATGCTGAAAAGGTACTGCAACTGCTTGAACTGCCCTACCGGGTCATGGCGCTCTGCTCCGGCGACATCGGCTTTTCCGCTTGCAAGACCTATGACCTTGAGGTCTGGCTACCCAGCCAAAATACCTACCGTGAGATCTCATCCTGCAGCAGCTTTGGAGATTTCCAGGCCCGCCGGGCCGGTATCCGCTTCCGGGAAGATGAAAAGAGCAAGCCGGAATATGTCCACACCCTGAACGGCTCCGGTCTGGCTGTAGGACGGACGTTGGTGGCTATTCTAGAAAACTACCAGCAGGCCGATGGCTCAATTGTTATCCCGGCCGCATTGCGCCCGTATATGGGTGGTATGGAAAAAATCACCAAATAG
- a CDS encoding Arm DNA-binding domain-containing protein yields the protein MPKRIAPLSDIQISKAKPKDQNYKLQDGYGMYLLVTVSGGKLWRYDYRFDGRRKTIAFGAYHIEEKRMCHRDSRSA from the coding sequence ATGCCTAAACGAATCGCACCACTCTCCGATATCCAAATAAGCAAAGCAAAACCCAAAGACCAAAACTATAAATTACAAGATGGCTACGGCATGTATCTTTTGGTTACGGTATCAGGTGGGAAGTTATGGCGGTATGATTACCGATTTGACGGTAGGCGCAAAACAATTGCTTTTGGGGCTTACCACATAGAAGAGAAACGGATGTGTCATCGGGACAGTCGTTCAGCTTGA
- a CDS encoding PepSY domain-containing protein: MKKLVKIGVTCAALSVAGVLGAYAAKPQENDALITRHAAISLTQAVQTAEQQVHGQAVRAELEHGKQGWVFDVEVVAGNTSYDVAVDAVKGTILASAQDKADHDDAQDKED; this comes from the coding sequence ATGAAAAAACTCGTAAAGATTGGCGTTACATGTGCTGCACTTTCTGTCGCCGGTGTGCTGGGAGCCTATGCTGCCAAACCACAGGAAAACGACGCGCTGATCACCCGTCATGCCGCTATCTCCCTGACTCAGGCGGTGCAGACAGCAGAGCAGCAGGTTCACGGCCAGGCAGTGCGGGCCGAGCTTGAACATGGCAAACAGGGCTGGGTCTTTGATGTCGAGGTGGTAGCTGGAAATACCAGCTATGATGTTGCTGTCGATGCGGTCAAGGGGACCATACTGGCATCGGCTCAGGACAAGGCCGACCATGACGATGCCCAGGACAAAGAGGACTAG
- a CDS encoding undecaprenyl-diphosphatase, whose translation MESLNLQLFLLINAPAHPDPLTLALAKGLAEGVIWLVPLFLTVGWLWGTEQHRHSMLEATAAGLGALALNQMIALVWQHPRPFMLGLGHTYLLHAPDSSFPSDHLTLLWSVAFSLCYHRSFRYLGMLLALLGLPVAWSRVYLGVHFPLDMLGAVVTAEISSWTLRRAAPLLLFYCYQPLQTVYHNLTGPLIRRGWIAE comes from the coding sequence ATGGAAAGCCTGAACCTCCAGCTCTTTCTGCTGATAAATGCGCCGGCACACCCCGATCCGTTGACTCTGGCCCTTGCCAAAGGTCTGGCCGAAGGGGTCATCTGGTTGGTGCCGCTGTTCTTAACCGTTGGCTGGCTCTGGGGTACGGAACAGCATCGCCATAGTATGCTGGAGGCTACAGCAGCCGGGCTTGGCGCGCTGGCGCTCAATCAGATGATCGCTCTGGTCTGGCAGCATCCGCGGCCGTTCATGCTCGGTCTGGGACACACCTACCTGCTGCATGCCCCTGATTCATCATTTCCCAGTGATCATTTGACCCTGCTGTGGTCGGTGGCCTTCAGCCTTTGCTATCATAGGAGTTTTCGTTATCTGGGCATGCTGCTGGCCCTGTTGGGACTGCCGGTGGCCTGGTCGCGTGTCTATCTGGGTGTCCATTTTCCGCTGGATATGCTGGGTGCTGTAGTAACTGCCGAAATCAGCTCCTGGACGCTGCGCCGTGCTGCACCGTTACTCCTGTTCTACTGCTATCAGCCGTTGCAGACAGTGTATCACAACCTGACCGGGCCGCTGATACGGCGTGGCTGGATAGCTGAATAA
- a CDS encoding phosphatase PAP2 family protein: protein MNHSRVWREVWLVLAVLVAGTALIAATGADLTVASHFYRSGGWPTGEQFPWKLLYRLDRYPALAVAIFGLFAACYSYYRPDWRVWRRQGAFLVLLLALGPGLLVNATFKDHWGRPRPRELVQFGGTKAFMQPWQPRINGDGRSFPCGHGSAAFYLAAPYFIYRRRKPRVAQRWLFGGMTFGLLMSYARLAQGGHFLSDILWAWGIVWLSALALAAFLLPDQESETNSCCALQQ, encoded by the coding sequence TTGAACCATTCACGGGTATGGCGGGAGGTCTGGCTTGTCCTGGCAGTGCTGGTGGCTGGGACAGCCCTGATCGCCGCAACCGGCGCCGACCTGACGGTTGCCTCCCACTTTTACCGGTCTGGAGGTTGGCCGACAGGAGAACAGTTCCCCTGGAAGCTGCTCTACCGCCTTGACCGTTATCCTGCCCTGGCTGTTGCAATTTTCGGTCTCTTTGCAGCCTGCTACAGCTATTACAGACCAGACTGGCGTGTTTGGCGGCGGCAGGGGGCCTTTCTGGTACTGCTGCTGGCATTGGGTCCGGGGCTGCTGGTCAATGCCACCTTCAAAGACCATTGGGGGCGGCCTCGTCCACGTGAACTGGTCCAGTTTGGCGGCACAAAGGCCTTTATGCAACCCTGGCAACCTAGAATCAACGGCGATGGACGCTCCTTTCCCTGCGGCCACGGCTCGGCAGCCTTTTATCTGGCAGCCCCCTATTTCATCTATCGCAGACGTAAACCGCGTGTAGCACAACGCTGGCTGTTTGGTGGCATGACATTTGGTCTGTTGATGAGCTATGCCAGGCTTGCCCAAGGGGGCCATTTCCTGAGTGATATTCTCTGGGCATGGGGTATAGTATGGTTGAGCGCTCTGGCATTGGCTGCGTTTCTGCTGCCTGACCAGGAAAGCGAAACAAACAGCTGTTGCGCATTACAGCAATGA
- a CDS encoding MFS transporter: MPHDQQNRPVSRLPAGVWILGFVSMLMDISSEMIHSLLPLFMAQVLGAGAFSIGLVEGVAESTALIVKIFSGVVSDWLGRRKLLAVLGYALGTITKPFFALAPSLTVVLAARFFDRIGKGIRGAPRDALVADMTPASLRGAAFGLRQSLDTVGAFLGPLTAVALMLAWNNNFRAVFWVAVIPGCLAVGLLVFGLREPHGGTAPDKRSNPIKKENLRRLSKRYWWVVVIGAIFTLARFSEAFLVLRASQTGMPLAFTPLVMVAMNLVYAVSAYPCGRLSDRMSHAKLLGIGLLVLIAADIILALDAHWGFVLTGVAFWGMHMGITQGLLATMVADTAPPDLYGTAYGFFNLVSGIAMLVASAVAGLVWQKIGAPATFLTGALFCGVALFILLARQTDAKLTARAQG, from the coding sequence ATGCCCCATGACCAGCAGAACAGACCGGTTTCCCGACTGCCAGCCGGCGTCTGGATCCTTGGTTTTGTCAGTATGCTGATGGACATCTCTTCCGAGATGATTCACAGCCTGCTGCCGTTGTTCATGGCCCAGGTACTTGGTGCGGGAGCCTTCTCCATCGGCCTTGTTGAAGGAGTCGCCGAATCGACCGCCCTGATCGTCAAGATATTTTCCGGTGTCGTGAGCGACTGGCTTGGCAGACGCAAACTGCTCGCTGTACTGGGCTATGCCTTGGGTACCATCACCAAGCCGTTTTTCGCTCTAGCGCCATCGCTGACGGTTGTTCTGGCAGCCCGTTTCTTCGACCGGATCGGCAAAGGGATTCGAGGTGCCCCGCGTGACGCACTAGTGGCCGACATGACACCGGCCTCGCTGCGTGGCGCTGCCTTTGGTCTGCGGCAGTCCCTTGACACGGTTGGCGCCTTTCTCGGGCCGCTTACGGCAGTTGCTCTGATGCTGGCCTGGAACAACAACTTCAGGGCGGTATTCTGGGTTGCCGTGATTCCGGGATGCCTTGCGGTTGGACTGCTGGTGTTCGGCCTGCGTGAGCCGCACGGCGGCACTGCACCCGACAAACGCAGCAACCCGATCAAAAAAGAAAACCTGCGGCGTTTAAGCAAGCGTTACTGGTGGGTAGTCGTTATTGGTGCAATCTTTACCCTGGCGCGTTTCAGCGAAGCCTTTCTGGTCCTACGTGCAAGCCAGACCGGCATGCCGCTGGCCTTTACCCCGCTGGTCATGGTGGCGATGAACCTGGTCTATGCGGTCTCCGCCTATCCGTGTGGACGGCTTTCTGATCGCATGAGTCACGCAAAGCTGCTGGGAATCGGTCTGCTCGTCCTGATTGCCGCAGACATCATCCTGGCCCTTGACGCCCATTGGGGCTTTGTGCTAACCGGCGTTGCATTCTGGGGCATGCATATGGGGATAACCCAGGGATTGCTCGCTACCATGGTCGCAGACACGGCCCCGCCTGATCTGTATGGCACCGCATATGGCTTTTTTAATCTGGTAAGCGGCATTGCCATGCTGGTTGCCAGCGCAGTGGCCGGCTTGGTGTGGCAGAAGATCGGCGCTCCGGCAACCTTTCTGACAGGGGCATTATTTTGCGGCGTGGCACTGTTCATACTGCTTGCCCGGCAAACAGATGCAAAGCTTACGGCAAGGGCACAGGGATGA
- a CDS encoding response regulator, whose product MRILLIEDDLMIGEAVSQALKDAAYAVDWVQDGISASDSLETGEYELVVLDLGLPKQDGLLVLQRMRADGSATPVLIVTARDAVEDRIRGLDFGADDYLVKPFAVGELLARMRAVVRRKAGSGSPLLSNGLLTLDPTTKEATYGERRCRLSAREFSLLQALLLRPGTILSRDELETRIYGWNEEVESNAVEFLIHAVRKKLGSDVIRNVRGIGWMVDRNQ is encoded by the coding sequence ATGCGTATCCTCTTGATTGAAGATGACCTGATGATTGGTGAGGCCGTATCTCAGGCGCTGAAGGATGCCGCCTATGCGGTGGACTGGGTGCAGGATGGCATCTCAGCCTCTGACTCCCTGGAGACCGGCGAGTATGAACTGGTCGTACTGGATCTGGGGTTGCCTAAACAGGACGGCTTGCTGGTGTTGCAGCGGATGCGGGCGGACGGTAGTGCCACGCCGGTATTGATTGTCACGGCCCGAGATGCTGTCGAAGACCGGATTCGCGGTCTCGACTTCGGTGCCGACGATTATCTGGTCAAGCCGTTTGCCGTTGGTGAGTTGCTGGCCAGAATGCGGGCTGTTGTCCGGCGCAAGGCCGGCAGCGGCAGCCCCTTGCTGAGTAACGGCCTGCTGACCCTTGATCCAACCACCAAAGAAGCAACCTATGGCGAACGACGCTGTCGTCTGAGCGCTCGGGAGTTTTCCTTGCTGCAAGCATTATTACTACGACCCGGCACCATCCTGTCCCGTGATGAACTGGAAACTCGCATCTACGGCTGGAATGAAGAGGTGGAAAGCAACGCAGTTGAATTTCTTATTCACGCTGTCAGAAAAAAACTGGGAAGTGACGTTATCCGAAATGTGCGAGGAATAGGATGGATGGTAGACCGCAACCAATAA
- a CDS encoding ATP-binding protein: MDGRPQPINRSLQRRLLYWIAGVTIVSSLAAGGVSFVLAFREAQELQDEQLRQVSLLVERSGKASDLLLGPVGNVDRNDPDAQMIICQLGANAKNTSLEKLPINLPEGFLTLKSRGVDWRLFVNTLPTGERIATAQMTSVRNEIARDSGLRTLLPILLLVPTLAFLASWIIRRSLTPIVVLAEQLDQRHDGNLSEISTQEVPSEIEPFVTAINRLMQRIDGALAQQRRFIADAAHELRSPLTAMTVQAENLEHTPLSAETSARVLQLKAGLGRTTKLLEQLLNLARSQNGSSQAQAIRFDELVRHEMEEYLPFAVSKQIDFGSKRFEPTPVMAPPEELRMLVRNAVDNALRYTPQGGTVDVSIYQESGQTVFMVVDSGPGIPPDEAERIFEPFYRVLGSRESGSGLGLAIVRSIAERLGGTVELSNRAGGLGSRFCYQQPS, encoded by the coding sequence ATGGATGGTAGACCGCAACCAATAAACAGATCTCTGCAGCGCAGGCTGTTGTACTGGATCGCCGGGGTAACCATTGTCAGTAGTCTGGCAGCAGGGGGTGTTTCTTTTGTTCTTGCCTTTCGAGAAGCTCAGGAACTACAGGATGAGCAACTCCGTCAGGTCTCACTGCTTGTGGAACGTTCAGGCAAAGCATCAGATCTGCTGTTAGGACCAGTCGGGAACGTTGACCGTAACGATCCTGATGCGCAGATGATTATTTGCCAGTTAGGGGCAAATGCAAAGAATACCAGCCTTGAAAAACTGCCGATCAATCTGCCTGAAGGATTCCTGACCTTGAAGAGCAGGGGTGTAGACTGGCGTCTTTTCGTAAATACACTGCCTACTGGAGAGCGGATTGCTACTGCTCAAATGACCTCTGTTCGGAATGAGATAGCGAGAGACAGTGGTCTGCGTACGCTACTGCCGATACTGCTATTGGTTCCAACATTGGCTTTTCTCGCATCCTGGATTATCAGGCGGTCTTTGACCCCGATCGTTGTGTTGGCAGAACAGTTGGACCAGCGGCATGACGGCAATCTGTCTGAAATCTCTACGCAGGAGGTGCCCTCAGAAATAGAGCCGTTTGTAACTGCTATCAATCGCCTGATGCAGCGTATTGATGGTGCGCTGGCTCAGCAGCGTCGTTTCATTGCCGATGCTGCCCATGAACTACGCTCACCACTCACTGCAATGACCGTGCAGGCTGAAAACCTTGAACATACGCCCTTGTCAGCCGAGACATCAGCTCGTGTTCTACAGCTTAAAGCTGGTCTGGGGCGTACCACCAAGCTGCTTGAGCAATTGCTTAATCTCGCTCGGAGCCAAAACGGTAGTTCACAGGCCCAAGCTATCCGTTTTGATGAGCTGGTTCGGCACGAGATGGAAGAATATCTGCCGTTTGCCGTGTCCAAACAGATTGATTTTGGTAGCAAACGCTTTGAACCTACCCCTGTTATGGCACCACCGGAAGAGTTGCGCATGCTTGTGCGCAATGCCGTTGACAATGCCCTGCGCTACACACCACAGGGCGGGACGGTTGATGTGAGTATCTATCAGGAAAGCGGTCAGACCGTTTTTATGGTGGTGGATAGCGGCCCCGGCATTCCACCTGATGAGGCAGAACGGATCTTTGAACCATTTTACCGGGTTCTGGGAAGCAGAGAATCCGGTAGTGGCCTGGGGCTGGCTATTGTCCGAAGCATTGCCGAGCGCCTGGGAGGGACAGTTGAGCTGAGTAACCGAGCAGGTGGACTGGGGAGCCGATTCTGTTATCAGCAACCTTCTTGA
- a CDS encoding MFS transporter, giving the protein MNGTNPPDATIPVFSTIFSLPVIVAALGYFVDIYDLVLFSIVRVPSLKALGLSGKGLVDQGVFLLNMQMVGMLLGGILWGVLGDRKGRLKIMFGSIFLYSMANFANGFVDSIGAYATLRFIAGVGLAGELGAGITLVSEVLHKTVRGYGTMIVASVGVSGAILANFVAKNFDWRNAFIIGGILGLCLLALRFGVVESGMFSTMKVQEQVSKGNFLSLFTSRDRFGRFLHSILIGLPSWFVVGVLITFSPEFAKLLGVTGTISAGNAVMYCYLGLVAGDLLSGILSQLLKSRKKVVLLFLIITAAAVVIYFMAGGVSAEAFYGICGLLGFGIGYWAIFVTIAAEQFGTNLRATVATSVPNFVRGMTVPITMLFLYFRNHFGLQQGAIMVGCLTMAIALFSLWRLEETFHKDLDYFEEFL; this is encoded by the coding sequence ATGAACGGAACGAACCCGCCTGATGCCACCATTCCAGTTTTCAGCACCATCTTTAGCCTGCCGGTTATTGTTGCTGCTCTGGGCTATTTTGTGGATATCTACGATCTGGTGCTGTTCAGCATTGTACGGGTTCCCAGCCTGAAGGCACTGGGGTTGTCCGGCAAGGGATTGGTTGATCAGGGAGTATTTTTGCTGAATATGCAGATGGTTGGCATGCTGTTGGGTGGCATTCTCTGGGGAGTGTTGGGGGACCGTAAAGGGCGACTTAAAATCATGTTCGGTTCAATATTCCTCTATTCAATGGCCAATTTTGCCAATGGTTTTGTTGATTCAATTGGTGCCTATGCCACCCTGCGCTTCATCGCCGGTGTTGGCTTGGCAGGCGAGCTTGGTGCAGGGATTACACTGGTCAGCGAGGTGCTGCACAAGACCGTGCGGGGCTACGGCACCATGATCGTTGCCTCGGTGGGGGTTTCCGGAGCTATTTTAGCCAACTTTGTGGCCAAGAATTTTGACTGGCGCAATGCCTTTATTATCGGCGGCATACTAGGACTCTGCCTGCTGGCCCTGCGTTTCGGGGTCGTTGAATCCGGCATGTTCAGCACCATGAAGGTGCAGGAGCAGGTCAGCAAGGGCAACTTCCTGTCGCTCTTTACCAGCCGTGATCGTTTTGGCCGTTTTCTGCACTCGATCCTGATCGGCCTGCCTTCCTGGTTTGTGGTGGGGGTGCTGATTACCTTTTCGCCTGAGTTTGCCAAACTGCTGGGAGTAACCGGGACAATATCAGCAGGCAATGCGGTGATGTACTGTTATCTGGGCCTGGTGGCTGGCGACCTGCTGAGCGGTATTCTGAGCCAATTGCTCAAAAGCCGTAAAAAGGTTGTGCTGTTGTTTTTGATCATCACCGCAGCAGCAGTTGTGATTTACTTTATGGCTGGTGGCGTCAGCGCTGAGGCATTTTACGGAATTTGCGGTCTGCTTGGGTTCGGTATCGGCTACTGGGCCATCTTTGTTACCATTGCTGCGGAGCAGTTCGGCACCAACCTGCGAGCCACGGTAGCCACCTCGGTTCCCAACTTTGTACGGGGGATGACCGTGCCGATCACCATGCTATTTCTGTATTTTCGCAACCATTTTGGCCTGCAGCAGGGGGCGATCATGGTTGGCTGCCTGACCATGGCGATCGCCCTGTTCTCACTCTGGCGGCTGGAGGAAACCTTTCACAAGGATCTGGACTACTTTGAGGAATTTCTTTGA